In a genomic window of Rhopalosiphum maidis isolate BTI-1 chromosome 4, ASM367621v3, whole genome shotgun sequence:
- the LOC113555474 gene encoding serine hydrolase-like protein isoform X1, with the protein MNPQEISIPVPWGHIAAKLWKSKDDGRGERVMCLHGYRDNCASFDHLIPMLDDDRAYLCVDWPNHGGSSGTQPGARWTVENYALAIRRVADHVQWSSSPFACLGHSMGGQVATLFTAVYPECVARLVLLDSAGPVAVHPDEIAFSTRLAADEQLRVENRMASASLRPPPVFTGQEALARVRKRIYGQLLDEGPARSLMVRHFRPGPVAGQFRLANDVRLSVPYSLMFSAEQHWDVVSNIRCPALLIRASESDAYFDDVYGVFVEMYRQNPNFRIASVDGSHDVHMNNPRAVATLINAFLNDKPNSKL; encoded by the exons ATGAATCCTCAAGAAATTTCGATTCCAGTTCCTTGGGGACATATTGCTG CGAAACTGTGGAAATCCAAAGACGACGGCCGCGGCGAACGGGTCATGTGCCTGCACGGGTACCGGGACAATTGCGCGTCGTTCGACCATCTGATCCCGATGCTGGACGACGACCGCGCGTACCTGTGCGTCGACTGGCCGAACCACGGTGGCTCGTCGGGCACGCAGCCGGGCGCGCGGTGGACCGTTGAAAACTACGCGCTGGCCATCAGGCGCGTGGCCGACCACGTGCAGTGGTCGTCGTCGCCGTTCGCGTGCCTCGGCCACAGCATGGGCGGGCAGGTGGCCACGCTGTTCACCGCCGTCTACCCGGAATGCGTCGCCAGGCTCGTGTTGCTGGACTCCGCCGGACCGGTGGCCGTACATCCCGATGAGATTGCGTTCAGCACGCGCCTGGCCGCCGACGAACAGCTGAGGGTCGAAAACAGGATGGCGTCGGCTAGCCTTCGTCCGCCGCCGGTGTTCACTGGCCAGGAAGCGTTGGCTCGCGTCAGAAAGCGAATTTACGGGCAGTTGCTGGACGAAGGGCCCGCCAGGTCGTTGATGGTCCGGCACTTTCGGCCGGGCCCCGTCGCCGGCCAATTCCGCCTGGCCAACGACGTGCGGCTCAGCGTGCCTTACAGCCTGATGTTTTCGGCCGAACAGCACTGGGACGTGGTGTCGAACATCAGGTGTCCCGCGCTGCTGATCAGGGCGTCGGAGAGCGACGCGTACTTCGACGACGTGTACGGCGTCTTCGTAGAAATGTACAGACAAAATCCAAATTTCCGTATCGCATCGGTGGACGGCAGTCACGACGTGCACATGAACAACCCGCGTGCGGTGGCCACGTTGATCAACGCGTTTTTAAACGATAAACCCAacagtaaattgtaa
- the LOC113555474 gene encoding serine hydrolase-like protein isoform X2, with protein sequence MNPQEISIPVPWGHIAAKAYGDDTSPAVLCVHGIQDNCDTFVTLLPSLPDDYYYVCIDLPGHGRSDHFPAHVPLEFTNYLAAIKWVMDHFGWPELAYLGHSFGGQLGSWLAGVYPERVRCLIVLDTMGPRSVDMGDTLATIRGRIDDAQSLHRRQCGRRPPAYTFAEAVAKMMAGRPSKLTDESARILAGRALARADGDGDKYTFASDQRLKLAFYPVMTFDQQKQILCGVTCPVVFVLADENCGRYSTYLKDAFEFYSKRPNVTIRVVGGDHDVHLNHPDRVFRHVTDFLQEHYKS encoded by the exons ATGAATCCTCAAGAAATTTCGATTCCAGTTCCTTGGGGACATATTGCTG CAAAAGCGTACGGCGACGACACCAGTCCCGCCGTGCTTTGCGTGCACGGGATTCAAGACAACTGCGACACGTTCGTCACGTTACTGCCGTCGTTGCCGGATGACTACTATTACGTGTGCATCGACCTGCCCGGCCACGGCCGTTCCGACCATTTTCCCGCGCACGTGCCGCTCGAGTTCACCAACTATTTGGCCGCCATCAAGTGGGTGATGGATCACTTCGGCTGGCCCGAGCTGGCGTACCTGGGCCACAGTTTCGGCGGACAGCTGGGCTCGTGGTTGGCGGGCGTCTACCCGGAACGCGTCCGGTGCCTGATCGTACTGGACACCATGGGGCCCCGGTCCGTGGACATGGGCGACACGCTGGCCACGATCCGCGGCCGGATCGACGACGCGCAGTCGTTGCACCGCCGACAGTGCGGCCGCCGGCCTCCGGCGTACACGTTTGCCGAGGCGGTCGCGAAAATGATGGCCGGCCGGCCGTCCAAGCTGACGGACGAATCCGCGCGCATACTGGCCGGCCGGGCGTTGGCCCGCGCGGACGGCGACGGCGACAAGTACACGTTCGCCAGCGACCAGCGACTGAAACTGGCGTTCTACCCGGTGATGACGTTCGACCAACAGAAGCAGATCCTGTGCGGCGTCACGTGTCCGGTCGTGTTCGTGTTGGCCGACGAGAACTGCGGCCGGTACTCCACGTACCTGAAGGACGCCTTTGAGTTCTACAGCAAACGGCCGAACGTCACCATCCGCGTGGTCGGCGGCGACCACGACGTGCACTTAAACCATCCGGACAGGGTATTCAGACACGTGACCGATTTTCTGCAAGAGCATTATAAAAGCTGA
- the LOC113555474 gene encoding serine hydrolase-like protein isoform X3 translates to MNPQEISIPVPWGHIAAKTWGHNSDARVLCLHGIQDNCGTFDKLIPLLLPGFYYVCIDTPGHGRSSHYPPGFRITMECYVVAVKRVVDHLQWDRFKCIGHSLGGMIASLFTSLYPEHVASLVMIDSAGPVPLHPQDTVKWLRTVCDHLLVIERKAASGSPPLYTREQAIDILMTKRPSKLTRSSAEVLVERSLVDRPGGYVFSMDQRLKMLYNQILSPTQYAAMVDSIQCPVLQLRASDNPRQKSPDVKLSRKIYKANPNVRVVKVNGNHDVHLNHPERIADLINKFLLFERSKI, encoded by the exons ATGAATCCTCAAGAAATTTCGATTCCAGTTCCTTGGGGACATATTGCTG CCAAAACTTGGGGCCACAATTCCGACGCGCGAGTTCTCTGTCTGCACGGGATACAGGATAACTGCGGTACGTTTGACAAGCTCATACCGTTGCTCCTGCCAGGTTTTTATTACGTATGCATAGATACGCCAGGACACGGACGATCATCGCACTATCCTCCCGGTTTCCGGATAACGATGGAGTGTTATGTGGTAGCCGTCAAACGGGTCGTCGACCACTTGCAATGGGATCGGTTCAAGTGTATCGGGCACAGCTTGGGTGGCATGATCGCCAGCTTGTTCACGTCCTTGTACCCGGAACACGTGGCCAGCTTGGTGATGATCGACAGCGCTGGCCCTGTGCCCTTGCACCCGCAGGACACGGTGAAATGGTTGAGAACGGTGTGCGACCATCTGTTGGTGATCGAGCGCAAGGCGGCAAGCGGATCGCCGCCGTTGTACACCCGTGAACAAGCAATCGACATACTGATGACGAAACGGCCGTCCAAGTTGACCAGGAGTTCGGCAGAAGTGCTCGTCGAACGGTCCCTGGTGGACCGCCCTGGTGGTTATGTGTTCAGCATGGACCAGAGACTCAAAATGCTATACAACCAAATATTATCGCCGACTCAGTACGCGGCTATGGTGGACAGCATTCAGTGTCCCGTTTTGCAATTGCGCGCCTCAGACAACCCGCGGCAAAAGAGTCCGGACGTTAAATTGTCGAGGAAAATTTACAAGGCCAACCCGAACGTCCGCGTGGTCAAAGTGAACGGGAATCACGACGTGCACTTAAACCATCCAGAGAGGATAGCGGATTTGATCAATAAATTTCTACTGTTCGAACGTAGcaaaatttaa
- the LOC113555475 gene encoding protein arginine N-methyltransferase 9-like isoform X1 codes for MEYTLNNNIIRRLLRLTDLAMDRLENGPAFAHLSVLIDIAPDLKDSIKHKFITCLCYYGKELEGDECYYDIFNCYENALKLFPNNEILLNNLGSHLIRLSYNEEGQHFVMKALDINKFYLPAITNIQIVNSCFDDCWHYRMLNDSKRNLAYKKAISNRINQGHKTILDIGCGSLILSLYAAEYPVDKIYACDYSKIMSKIASEVLT; via the exons atggaatatacattaaacaacaatataattagaaGACTACTTAGATTGACCGATTTAGCAATGGATCGGTTAGAAAATGGACCAGCATTTGCTCATTTGTcagttttaatagatattgCACCAGATCTCAAAGatagtattaaacataaattcatTACATGTCTGt gttaTTATGGAAAAGAGCTTGAAGGTGATGaatgttattatgatatttttaattgttatgaaaATGCCTTAAAACTATTtccaaataatgaaatattactcAATAACTTAGGATCTcatttaattag ATTAAGTTACAATGAAGAAGGTCAACATTTTGTTATGAAAGcacttgatattaataaattttatttaccagcaataactaatattcaaattgtaaataGTTGTTTTGATGATTGTTGGCattatagaatgttaaatgACTCAAAACGTAATTTGGCTTATAAAAAAGCTATTAGTAATAGAATAAATCAGGgtcataaaacaatattagatATTGGATGTGGATCTCTTATTTTGag CTTATATGCAGCAGAGTATCCAGTTGACAAAATCTATGCTTGTGATTATTCTAAGATTATGTCAAAAATTGCGTCTGAAGTTTtaacatga
- the LOC113555475 gene encoding protein arginine N-methyltransferase 9-like isoform X2, which yields MNSNDLCIPDNIDERVSLVITETMDAGLFGEHILSTLKHAWDKLFLPPKSKVNHELLHGSVIPHHATVYAVPIQCSYVCKRNLFYGKEQLYFKQLNLCSTTNEPYDREKLNQLPGDCVFLATPQVVMDINFNDPNQINKLLNIQKVNMKSMKYSITRSGNVDAIVS from the exons atgaattcaaatgatttatgtattccagataatattgatgaacg AGTTTCCTTAGTTATTACTGAAACTATGGATGCTGGTTTATTTGGTGAACATATTCTTTCTACTCTTAAGCATGCTtgggataaattatttttacctccAAAATCTAAAGTTAACCATGAACTACTACATGGGAGTGTTATTCCACATCATGCGACAGTATATGCAGTTCCTATTCAATGTTCTTATGTTTGTAAGAGAAACCTATTTTATGGAAAAgaacagttatattttaagcaaCTTAATTTATGTTCTACTACCAATGAACCTTATGATCgtgaaaaattaaaccaaTTGCCTGGAGATTGTGTTTTCTTAGCTACACCACAAGTAGTCatggatattaattttaatgatccgaatcaaataaataaattattaaacattcaaaaGGTTAACATGAAAAGTATGAAGTACAGTATAACTCGGTCAGGAAATGTAGATGCTATTGTTTCTTGA